A genomic window from Herbiconiux sp. A18JL235 includes:
- a CDS encoding M23 family metallopeptidase — protein sequence MTFVGLLAVTVAIPAAAAPSGDGALLFSADDTVTQTLVATGSIASVLRDGYSVTEAPPPPPPVVVPATSNAFARTADTFTNNPLSPIQWPFTTGVPISDGFGPRSAPCGGCSSYHKGMDMNPGQGTPIQVVADGVVTVAQATDGGGLGVYAEIEHVIDGQRITSVYGHMLEGSLQLTEGQVVTVGQQVGNVGNTGTSTGAHLHFEIHLDGTPIDPFPWMTSHVLP from the coding sequence ATGACCTTCGTCGGTCTGCTCGCGGTCACCGTCGCCATCCCCGCCGCAGCCGCACCCAGCGGCGACGGGGCTCTCCTGTTCTCCGCTGACGACACGGTGACTCAAACGCTCGTCGCCACCGGCTCAATCGCATCTGTGCTGCGAGACGGATACTCCGTGACAGAAGCGCCTCCGCCTCCGCCTCCCGTCGTCGTCCCTGCCACCTCCAACGCATTCGCGCGCACAGCCGACACCTTTACCAACAATCCGCTGTCACCGATCCAATGGCCCTTCACCACCGGGGTTCCGATCAGCGACGGGTTCGGGCCACGTTCCGCGCCGTGTGGGGGCTGCTCCAGCTACCACAAGGGCATGGACATGAATCCCGGCCAGGGCACACCGATCCAGGTTGTGGCCGATGGGGTTGTCACCGTCGCCCAAGCGACAGATGGGGGAGGGCTCGGCGTCTACGCCGAGATCGAGCACGTCATCGACGGTCAGCGGATCACGAGCGTTTACGGCCACATGCTCGAAGGGTCGCTGCAGCTCACCGAAGGCCAAGTCGTCACCGTTGGCCAGCAAGTCGGGAATGTCGGCAACACCGGCACCAGCACGGGCGCGCACCTGCATTTCGAAATCCATCTCGACGGCACGCCCATCGACCCGTTTCCGTGGATGACGAGCCACGTGCTGCCATGA
- a CDS encoding abortive infection family protein yields the protein MANKPLNDEIAGALAQFFFNGVGPSHTALTQAFTSAGLIKHDPYNPVAGTPTKQQRVLTVCHAAQRNPEAAGKLTENLLNSLRLQGAFRDTDNATNIRALRSAFLHVGWSLTDEGRLDRVGSIDLETGGRESLDEQIERLRRNIDDPGALLGIAKELLEAVAKFVMEDSGMPLDRRAPFDMAITLAFDRLKFSTGRVDETVPGATQVRAIHGSAKKIALQVNELRNLQGTGHGRTLPTGITPETARFVIREVTHVAELMLSTHDRQMGRTPRS from the coding sequence ATGGCTAACAAGCCCCTGAACGATGAGATCGCCGGAGCGCTCGCACAGTTCTTTTTCAATGGTGTTGGCCCGTCTCACACCGCTCTGACGCAAGCCTTCACTTCAGCTGGCCTGATCAAACATGACCCCTATAACCCGGTCGCCGGCACGCCCACAAAACAGCAACGCGTGCTTACTGTCTGTCATGCCGCACAACGGAATCCCGAAGCGGCTGGAAAATTGACAGAGAATCTGTTGAACAGCCTGAGATTACAGGGCGCCTTCCGAGACACCGATAACGCTACGAACATCCGCGCTCTGCGATCAGCATTTCTGCACGTCGGCTGGAGTCTCACCGACGAGGGACGACTTGATCGTGTCGGTTCAATTGACCTCGAAACTGGCGGACGCGAGTCCCTAGACGAACAGATCGAAAGGCTCCGACGGAACATCGATGACCCCGGCGCCCTATTAGGCATTGCCAAGGAGCTGCTCGAGGCGGTCGCCAAGTTCGTGATGGAGGACAGCGGCATGCCGCTCGATCGAAGAGCACCATTCGACATGGCGATCACATTGGCTTTTGATCGCTTGAAGTTCAGCACCGGACGGGTCGACGAAACTGTACCGGGCGCCACGCAGGTGCGCGCCATCCATGGATCAGCCAAGAAGATCGCGCTGCAGGTGAACGAGCTGCGCAACCTCCAGGGCACCGGCCACGGGAGAACACTCCCCACGGGGATCACGCCAGAAACTGCCCGCTTTGTGATCCGCGAGGTGACCCACGTGGCAGAACTCATGTTGAGCACACACGATCGGCAGATGGGCCGAACACCCCGCAGCTGA
- a CDS encoding four-helix bundle copper-binding protein yields the protein MSVIEEMLNAYPKPLAAADTAALVECIAACLECSQACTACADACLAEDMVSDLVACIRTDLGCADICATTATILSRQTAPDAATMRAIVEACRTACSSCAEECEKHSHMHEHCRVCAEACRRCEKACADLLATL from the coding sequence ATGTCCGTGATCGAGGAAATGCTGAACGCTTACCCGAAGCCGCTCGCGGCTGCCGACACGGCTGCGCTCGTCGAATGCATCGCCGCCTGTCTAGAGTGCTCCCAAGCGTGCACGGCGTGCGCGGACGCCTGCCTCGCCGAAGACATGGTCAGCGACCTCGTCGCGTGCATCCGCACCGACCTGGGCTGCGCCGATATCTGCGCTACCACCGCCACCATCCTGTCCCGGCAGACAGCCCCTGACGCAGCGACGATGCGGGCGATCGTCGAAGCATGCCGGACGGCATGCTCGAGCTGCGCCGAGGAATGCGAGAAGCACTCCCACATGCACGAACACTGCCGAGTCTGCGCAGAGGCCTGCCGACGCTGCGAGAAAGCATGCGCTGACCTCCTCGCCACCCTCTAA
- a CDS encoding acyltransferase family protein, with protein MLSARGALPQPHRQPHPITPPNHSRIPSLDGLRALAVLVVFVGHGRTDQGQWPGYAGVTVFFFLSGFLITTLLRRELENTGTVSLRRFYLRRTFRILPATYFAIALSLALAAIGAVPSSVSGWGVLAEVLNYTNYYIVANGYQSLPPETSQMWSLAVEEQYYLVVPVALLLAYRLGAPRRWVGWSLVTLALLTAVWRIKLGMSGAGFDRLYFSTDTRIDSILWGAAFALLLNPVMGDVSRIGRRAQRWISRHLAGIAIGATATFVVTAAIPMLSFRLSIATTLQCISLVPIFWFLITRPSSAIGRFLNSRPLVRLGVLSFSFYLLHKMVLAVVTPLFDAPIVTDALSLAGSIAAAQLVFWAVERPFTRLRARLERKFLP; from the coding sequence ATGCTTTCCGCGCGCGGCGCGCTGCCGCAACCACATCGTCAGCCACACCCCATCACTCCCCCGAACCACTCACGAATACCATCTCTTGACGGATTACGGGCGTTGGCCGTGCTCGTCGTATTTGTCGGGCACGGCCGCACCGACCAGGGCCAGTGGCCGGGGTATGCCGGCGTGACTGTCTTCTTCTTCCTCAGCGGTTTTCTCATCACCACGTTGCTCCGACGCGAGTTAGAGAACACGGGAACTGTCTCACTGAGACGGTTCTATTTGCGTCGCACGTTCCGCATCCTCCCGGCCACCTACTTCGCGATCGCGCTGTCTCTCGCCTTGGCTGCCATAGGCGCCGTCCCCTCGTCTGTGAGCGGGTGGGGCGTCCTGGCAGAAGTGCTCAACTACACGAACTATTACATCGTCGCGAACGGGTATCAGAGCCTTCCGCCTGAAACGAGTCAGATGTGGTCACTGGCCGTCGAGGAGCAGTACTACCTCGTGGTCCCAGTGGCTCTACTGCTTGCATATCGGCTGGGAGCTCCACGCCGATGGGTGGGCTGGTCTCTTGTGACCCTGGCGCTTCTGACCGCGGTGTGGCGGATCAAACTCGGTATGAGCGGCGCAGGCTTCGATCGGCTCTACTTCTCGACCGACACGCGCATTGACAGCATCCTCTGGGGCGCAGCATTCGCGCTGTTACTGAATCCCGTGATGGGCGACGTCTCGCGGATCGGCCGACGAGCCCAACGGTGGATATCGCGGCACCTCGCCGGGATCGCGATCGGCGCTACGGCAACCTTCGTTGTCACTGCAGCGATCCCAATGCTCTCGTTTCGGCTGAGTATCGCTACCACCTTGCAGTGCATCAGCCTGGTCCCGATCTTCTGGTTCCTCATCACCCGACCGTCGAGTGCGATTGGGCGCTTCCTGAACAGCAGACCCCTTGTTCGCTTGGGCGTTCTCTCCTTCTCGTTCTACCTTCTCCACAAGATGGTGCTAGCTGTCGTGACGCCCCTCTTCGACGCGCCCATTGTGACTGACGCGCTCTCCTTGGCGGGCTCGATCGCAGCCGCGCAACTGGTTTTCTGGGCCGTCGAGCGCCCCTTTACCCGACTCCGAGCCCGACTCGAGCGGAAATTCCTTCCGTAG
- a CDS encoding DUF305 domain-containing protein — MRTTFVIAGTLAAALTLAGCSGSGGMSGMDHGGSSATSSAAAETGSFNDQDVTFAQMMIAHHEQAIEMSDTLLAKSDVDPDTTALAEKIKAAQQPEIDTMTEWLTTWGASADSMSGMDHGSDGMMSEGDMAALEKASGADAGKLFLEQMIMHHQGAIEMAQTEVDAGQNADAVTLAKKIVTDQTAEINEMQSMLDSQ, encoded by the coding sequence ATGCGCACCACCTTCGTCATCGCTGGCACGCTCGCCGCCGCTCTCACCCTCGCCGGCTGTTCCGGTTCCGGAGGCATGTCCGGAATGGACCACGGTGGATCATCTGCCACCAGCTCGGCGGCTGCCGAAACAGGCTCGTTCAATGACCAGGACGTAACGTTCGCCCAGATGATGATCGCTCACCATGAGCAGGCAATCGAGATGTCCGACACGCTCCTGGCCAAATCCGACGTCGATCCCGACACCACGGCGCTGGCCGAGAAGATCAAAGCGGCCCAACAGCCTGAGATCGACACTATGACTGAGTGGCTGACCACTTGGGGTGCATCCGCCGACAGCATGTCGGGGATGGATCACGGCAGCGACGGGATGATGAGCGAAGGCGATATGGCCGCCCTCGAGAAGGCCTCTGGAGCTGACGCCGGAAAGCTTTTCCTCGAGCAGATGATCATGCACCACCAGGGCGCGATCGAGATGGCTCAGACCGAAGTCGACGCCGGTCAAAATGCCGACGCCGTAACACTCGCCAAGAAGATTGTCACCGATCAGACCGCCGAGATCAACGAAATGCAGTCGATGCTCGACTCCCAGTAG
- a CDS encoding ion channel has product MVRATRLVRRFGYWLVLLLAAVSYVLCAAQQGPNPNPVAFIAQLAMVAVALWMAEVPRVLLRACWAVLAFAVVTVIVAEFAGLQGHVLDVILSAASALACLITPTAIIAHRVRQQTPGMQNLLAAVTAYVTIGMLFTFVYNFIALLSPSPVIAGETGDTLRGQLFYSFSTLTTIGYGNLVPLGPLMETLTVTQAITGQLFVVIAIAGMVTLRTSRKTETPSKEPSE; this is encoded by the coding sequence ATGGTTCGCGCAACGCGGTTGGTGCGCCGGTTCGGGTACTGGTTGGTGCTGCTGTTGGCCGCGGTGTCATACGTTCTCTGTGCCGCGCAGCAGGGCCCGAATCCGAACCCTGTGGCGTTCATCGCCCAACTCGCGATGGTCGCCGTGGCACTGTGGATGGCCGAGGTCCCTCGCGTCCTTTTGCGGGCGTGCTGGGCAGTGTTGGCTTTCGCCGTTGTGACGGTGATCGTGGCGGAGTTCGCCGGCCTGCAAGGCCATGTTCTTGATGTGATTCTTTCGGCTGCGTCGGCGCTTGCGTGTCTGATTACGCCGACTGCGATCATCGCTCACCGGGTGCGCCAGCAGACACCGGGGATGCAGAATCTGCTCGCGGCGGTCACAGCGTATGTGACGATCGGGATGCTGTTCACATTCGTTTACAACTTCATCGCGTTGCTCTCGCCGTCGCCCGTGATTGCCGGAGAGACTGGCGACACCCTGCGCGGGCAGCTGTTCTACTCGTTCAGCACCTTGACGACCATCGGCTACGGCAACCTCGTGCCGCTTGGCCCCCTGATGGAGACACTCACCGTGACGCAAGCTATCACCGGGCAGCTGTTCGTCGTGATCGCGATCGCCGGCATGGTCACCCTCCGGACCAGCCGGAAGACTGAGACACCATCGAAAGAACCATCCGAGTGA
- a CDS encoding AIPR family protein, with protein MALTHSQEVVKFKFDEFKKLHFPSLSDGLAFMQYATSLALQQFQLDESEIQAGVTEGPDDGGIDGFHIIVNQTEGVSPATSGLSRLKTAPSGVAKNVPFDIVVVQSKSSMDGALDGKALQELHGSLNRILSNEKLEELRAYPLNEKVIGQVDAYRRYRTKLVSLDPIRSFTVFLMQPIADAKLTQPDKRRAADLKKMIESHLGSTTKVAVELLTADGIEKLRNARRDVEGVLKFASNPLDEKHGKSSALLGLVTIGDLLSFVRRGKTAVLRDEFFTTNVREFAGSATPVNAAIRKTLSTNTDTAFWWMNNGVTIIVDRASYQSDNSWLLVNPQIVNGLQTTNVIHEAANDSVITMKRRKESLLVRVISEMDPKLRESVIQGTNNQTQVNSVQLYANDERQLEIESFLETKSWFYERRRWQYRNRKVSRSRIRSILELAQVIIAAVLLEPETARARPRDRLKTEAGYKRVFPEGADLSVYSTLLEAQLEVEKYLTTPAALAISNDPTNDRFFLLAGAALRASGVKAKADYTAVVIKTRVQVPTADVLEEVHKRLYKLVGPSAEKKERDKLFKSAALRDQLIADILAWNAKS; from the coding sequence ATGGCACTGACGCATTCTCAGGAAGTTGTGAAATTCAAGTTCGATGAGTTCAAGAAACTCCACTTCCCGAGTCTGAGCGACGGCCTGGCATTCATGCAGTACGCAACCAGCCTTGCTCTGCAGCAGTTTCAGCTGGACGAATCAGAAATCCAAGCGGGTGTCACTGAAGGACCGGACGACGGCGGAATCGACGGATTTCACATAATCGTTAACCAGACTGAGGGGGTCTCACCTGCCACTTCAGGCCTCTCCCGCCTCAAGACAGCACCCAGTGGAGTTGCCAAGAACGTTCCGTTCGACATCGTCGTGGTTCAGTCGAAATCATCGATGGACGGCGCCCTCGACGGCAAAGCTCTTCAGGAACTGCATGGCTCGCTGAACCGCATTCTTTCAAACGAGAAGCTTGAAGAGCTGCGTGCGTACCCCCTCAACGAAAAGGTAATTGGGCAGGTTGACGCCTACCGTCGGTATCGCACAAAGCTCGTCTCGCTTGACCCGATTCGCAGCTTCACTGTCTTCCTCATGCAGCCAATCGCCGACGCGAAGCTGACGCAGCCCGACAAGCGTCGGGCTGCCGATCTGAAGAAGATGATTGAGAGCCACCTCGGATCGACCACGAAGGTCGCTGTAGAGCTGCTCACAGCCGATGGAATTGAGAAGTTACGCAATGCCAGACGTGATGTGGAAGGGGTCCTCAAGTTTGCGTCCAACCCTCTAGATGAGAAGCACGGCAAAAGTAGTGCCCTCCTTGGGTTGGTGACGATTGGTGATCTACTCAGCTTCGTCCGGCGCGGCAAAACGGCCGTATTGCGGGACGAATTCTTCACGACCAACGTTCGAGAGTTTGCAGGCTCGGCTACGCCTGTAAACGCGGCCATCCGTAAGACGCTCTCGACCAACACTGATACGGCGTTCTGGTGGATGAACAACGGGGTGACCATCATCGTGGACCGGGCTTCATATCAGAGCGACAACTCTTGGCTTCTGGTAAATCCGCAGATCGTGAATGGGCTACAAACTACGAACGTCATCCACGAAGCAGCAAACGATTCCGTCATCACTATGAAACGACGAAAGGAAAGCTTGCTGGTCCGAGTCATCAGCGAGATGGACCCTAAACTGCGAGAGTCGGTTATTCAGGGAACCAATAACCAGACGCAGGTTAACAGCGTCCAGCTCTACGCGAACGACGAGCGCCAGCTCGAAATTGAGAGCTTCCTGGAGACGAAAAGCTGGTTCTACGAACGGCGCCGTTGGCAGTACCGGAATCGCAAGGTGTCGCGTTCTCGCATTCGGTCGATTCTTGAGCTCGCCCAGGTCATCATCGCTGCAGTCTTGCTCGAACCGGAGACAGCCCGTGCGCGGCCACGTGATCGCCTTAAGACAGAAGCGGGCTACAAGAGAGTGTTTCCCGAGGGGGCTGACTTGTCGGTGTACTCCACCTTGCTCGAGGCACAGCTCGAGGTGGAGAAGTACTTGACGACGCCTGCCGCGCTGGCCATCTCAAACGATCCGACGAATGACCGTTTCTTTCTTCTCGCAGGCGCAGCGCTCAGAGCATCTGGGGTGAAAGCAAAGGCGGACTACACAGCTGTGGTGATCAAGACCCGTGTGCAGGTGCCTACGGCGGATGTACTCGAAGAGGTTCATAAGCGCCTATACAAGCTTGTGGGCCCATCTGCCGAGAAAAAAGAGCGCGACAAGTTGTTCAAGAGTGCCGCTCTTCGCGACCAGCTCATTGCCGACATTTTGGCTTGGAACGCGAAATCTTGA
- a CDS encoding DUF6153 family protein, giving the protein MTTEGIRDLPSRSEIIHRSLFAIGVVVAVIVGLLAMHTMSSTPSGHGEPSAVAMTTAHHEAEPGANSHVMAHDAASASASASASEGVCSGECSPAHDMVGMVCVLALLLGGLVTLTLLIRDSATTSVIRQLIINRRAIPAAGTSDFRDPPDLTKLSISRT; this is encoded by the coding sequence ATGACTACTGAAGGGATTCGCGACCTCCCGTCACGCTCGGAGATCATCCACAGGAGCCTTTTCGCGATCGGCGTGGTTGTCGCGGTGATCGTGGGGCTTCTCGCGATGCACACCATGTCATCAACCCCCTCCGGCCACGGCGAGCCCTCAGCGGTCGCCATGACGACGGCCCATCACGAGGCTGAACCCGGAGCAAATTCTCACGTCATGGCCCACGACGCAGCGTCGGCGTCGGCATCGGCATCGGCGAGCGAGGGTGTCTGCTCGGGAGAGTGCTCGCCCGCTCACGACATGGTCGGGATGGTCTGCGTACTTGCACTGCTCCTCGGTGGCCTGGTGACGCTCACGCTGCTTATACGCGACAGCGCGACGACTTCGGTGATCCGACAGCTCATCATCAACCGCCGCGCCATTCCAGCCGCCGGGACGTCTGATTTCCGAGATCCCCCTGACCTGACGAAGTTATCCATCAGTCGAACCTGA
- a CDS encoding metal-sensitive transcriptional regulator — translation MTDISPAHEKTDDGSAHHGYITDKDKYLARLKRIEGQARGIARMVDDEKYCIDILTQISALTSALESVALGLLDDHLKHCVVDAVQVGGSEGEAKIKEASDAIARLVRS, via the coding sequence ATGACAGACATTTCCCCGGCGCACGAGAAGACCGATGATGGTTCAGCCCACCACGGGTACATCACCGATAAGGACAAGTACCTGGCGCGGCTGAAACGGATCGAAGGTCAAGCGCGGGGCATCGCACGCATGGTCGACGATGAGAAATACTGCATCGACATCCTGACCCAGATATCAGCGCTGACGTCTGCGCTGGAAAGTGTGGCGCTCGGATTGCTGGACGACCACCTGAAGCATTGCGTTGTGGACGCTGTGCAGGTCGGCGGCTCCGAAGGGGAAGCGAAGATCAAAGAGGCTTCGGACGCGATCGCCCGGCTCGTGCGCTCCTAG
- a CDS encoding WD40/YVTN/BNR-like repeat-containing protein, translating to MADNHRDRASRPSGRHRHRHLDHSTPPQRAAHPTTRTNLLRTTTRILTALTTVIVGMGTLAGCSSQTPPAAPEAVEFGHTHGLGYDTSTGIVFAATHNGVWELPTGRLPSSFGSGSLVGPPGDVPELIGDRRQDTMGFLVVDGGLLLGSGHPDPETDPTAPANLGFITSENAAKDWTSVALTGETDFHDIAATALPTGALRVYGYDATKGVILTSDDSGSTWTPGAALDLRDLAIDPTNPDRIYATTAAGLQVSDDIARTFTTVPDAPPLFLIDHTDTGYVGVDTAGTIWGNDGAGWAQGGTVTGEPQALSFVGGSEPWLLFSDDRGVFATPDLGVTLVPLAETP from the coding sequence ATGGCTGACAATCACCGTGATCGCGCTTCCCGTCCTAGCGGTCGCCATCGCCATCGCCATCTCGATCATTCGACGCCGCCGCAGCGGGCGGCCCACCCGACGACCAGGACAAACCTATTGAGAACCACGACTCGCATACTCACCGCCCTCACCACCGTGATCGTCGGCATGGGCACCCTCGCCGGCTGCAGCAGCCAGACCCCGCCCGCCGCGCCGGAAGCGGTCGAGTTCGGACACACGCACGGGCTCGGATACGACACGAGCACAGGGATCGTGTTTGCCGCCACCCACAACGGGGTATGGGAACTCCCCACCGGTCGGCTCCCGTCGAGTTTCGGATCGGGAAGCCTTGTCGGCCCGCCCGGTGATGTTCCCGAGCTGATCGGTGATCGACGGCAGGACACTATGGGGTTCCTCGTCGTCGACGGCGGCCTGCTCCTGGGCTCGGGCCACCCCGATCCTGAGACAGACCCCACAGCGCCCGCCAACCTGGGATTCATCACCAGCGAGAACGCGGCGAAAGACTGGACGTCTGTCGCGCTCACCGGTGAGACCGATTTTCACGATATCGCCGCCACCGCTCTGCCCACCGGGGCGCTGCGTGTCTACGGCTATGACGCCACGAAAGGTGTGATCCTCACCAGCGATGACTCGGGGAGTACGTGGACGCCGGGTGCTGCCCTTGACCTCCGCGATCTCGCCATCGACCCCACCAACCCCGACCGGATCTACGCGACCACCGCGGCCGGCCTCCAGGTCAGCGATGACATCGCGCGCACCTTCACCACGGTCCCCGACGCGCCGCCCCTGTTCTTGATCGACCACACCGACACCGGATACGTCGGAGTCGACACCGCCGGAACCATTTGGGGCAACGATGGAGCGGGCTGGGCCCAGGGCGGCACCGTCACCGGCGAACCGCAAGCGCTCAGCTTCGTCGGCGGCTCCGAACCGTGGCTGCTGTTCAGCGACGACCGCGGCGTCTTCGCCACCCCCGACCTCGGTGTCACCCTCGTTCCTCTCGCGGAAACGCCATAG
- a CDS encoding heavy metal translocating P-type ATPase: protein MTGGHSGHSGGGHHGDHVGQFRRLFWIMLAIAVPVVLFSPMFAMIIGYSLPDAAWVAWVSPALGTVMYVWGGRPFLTGAVSELRALKPGMMLLIALAITVAFFASWGASLGLVDHELDFWWELALLIVIMLLGHWIEMRSLAQTTSALDSLAALLPDEAERVEGESTVTVAPSELQLGDVVIVRPGGRVPADGKIVSGSASMDESMITGESRPVRKGEGDQVVAGTVATDSGVRVEITAVGDNTTLAGIQRLVTDAQNSSSRAQRIADRAAGWLFWFALGAGVITALVWSAIGLPDEAVVRTITVLVIACPHALGLAIPLVVSIATERAARGGVLIKDRLALESMRTVNTVLFDKTGTLTKGEPTITAVEAAAGFTDDDVLALAAAAEGDSEHPLARAIVRAAASRNLTVRAATDFASSPAVGVSATVDGRSIQVGGPSLLALENQGELSVADSWREDGAIILHVLSDGVVAGALKLADEVREESRQAVEALRAQGVQVVMITGDAEAVAQSVAAELGIERFFAGVRPEDKADKVKELQAENRHVAMVGDGVNDAPALAQADVGIAIGAGTDVAIASAGVILASDDPRSVLSVIELSRASYRKMKQNLWWAAGYNLISVPLAAGVLAPIGFVLPMSVGAILMSLSTIVVALNAQLLRRLQLDPATSTRAALDHSRSETRTADAVTR from the coding sequence ATGACGGGTGGCCATTCTGGTCACTCTGGTGGTGGCCATCACGGCGATCACGTGGGTCAGTTCCGACGCTTGTTCTGGATCATGCTCGCGATCGCGGTGCCCGTGGTGCTCTTTTCGCCGATGTTCGCGATGATCATCGGGTACTCGTTGCCCGATGCTGCGTGGGTCGCGTGGGTGTCACCGGCGCTGGGAACGGTGATGTATGTCTGGGGTGGCCGCCCGTTCTTGACCGGTGCGGTGAGCGAGCTGCGTGCGTTGAAGCCGGGCATGATGTTGCTGATCGCTCTGGCGATCACCGTGGCGTTCTTCGCGTCATGGGGTGCATCCCTGGGGCTCGTCGACCACGAACTCGACTTCTGGTGGGAGCTGGCGCTCCTGATCGTCATCATGCTGCTCGGCCACTGGATTGAGATGCGGTCACTCGCTCAGACCACCTCCGCACTGGATTCGCTTGCCGCGCTACTGCCGGATGAAGCAGAGCGCGTCGAAGGCGAGTCCACCGTAACGGTCGCTCCCAGCGAGCTGCAGCTCGGAGACGTCGTCATCGTTCGTCCTGGCGGGCGCGTGCCGGCCGACGGCAAGATCGTGTCGGGGTCAGCGAGCATGGATGAATCCATGATCACCGGCGAGTCCCGACCGGTTCGGAAAGGCGAAGGTGACCAGGTGGTCGCCGGCACCGTCGCGACCGACTCCGGGGTTCGGGTGGAGATCACGGCCGTCGGGGACAACACAACCTTGGCCGGCATCCAACGCCTGGTCACGGACGCACAGAACTCCTCCTCCCGCGCTCAGCGCATCGCCGATAGGGCCGCAGGCTGGTTGTTCTGGTTCGCGCTCGGCGCCGGCGTCATCACGGCGCTTGTCTGGTCCGCGATCGGCCTTCCTGACGAGGCCGTGGTCAGGACGATCACCGTTCTTGTGATCGCCTGCCCCCACGCTCTCGGCCTCGCGATTCCGCTGGTGGTCTCGATCGCGACCGAACGGGCCGCGCGTGGGGGCGTCCTGATCAAGGATCGGCTGGCGTTGGAGAGCATGCGCACGGTCAACACGGTGCTGTTCGACAAGACCGGCACGCTGACTAAAGGCGAGCCGACGATAACCGCGGTCGAGGCTGCCGCAGGGTTCACGGACGATGACGTGTTGGCGTTGGCGGCCGCGGCGGAGGGCGACTCGGAGCACCCGCTTGCTCGCGCGATCGTCCGCGCCGCTGCATCCCGCAACCTCACGGTACGCGCGGCAACGGACTTCGCCTCGTCACCGGCGGTCGGGGTGAGTGCGACCGTTGACGGCCGCTCGATCCAGGTCGGTGGACCGAGTCTGCTGGCGCTGGAAAACCAGGGTGAGCTGAGCGTGGCCGATTCGTGGCGGGAAGACGGCGCGATCATCTTGCACGTCCTGTCCGACGGCGTGGTGGCTGGTGCTCTGAAATTGGCCGACGAGGTGCGGGAGGAGTCGCGGCAGGCCGTTGAGGCTTTGCGCGCTCAGGGCGTGCAGGTCGTCATGATCACCGGCGATGCTGAGGCAGTCGCTCAATCGGTTGCCGCTGAGCTGGGCATTGAGCGTTTCTTCGCGGGTGTGCGGCCGGAAGATAAGGCCGACAAGGTGAAGGAGCTGCAGGCAGAGAACCGGCATGTGGCAATGGTCGGGGACGGTGTCAATGACGCTCCGGCGTTGGCTCAGGCCGATGTTGGCATCGCGATCGGTGCTGGCACGGACGTGGCGATCGCATCGGCGGGCGTCATCCTTGCAAGCGATGACCCTCGCTCGGTGCTGAGCGTGATCGAGCTTTCCCGCGCCAGCTATCGGAAGATGAAGCAGAACCTGTGGTGGGCGGCGGGTTACAACCTGATCTCCGTGCCTCTGGCGGCAGGCGTGCTCGCTCCGATCGGGTTCGTACTGCCGATGTCGGTGGGGGCGATCTTGATGTCGTTGTCTACGATCGTGGTGGCGTTGAATGCTCAACTGCTGCGACGGCTGCAGCTCGATCCCGCAACAAGCACCCGTGCTGCCCTTGACCATTCCCGCTCCGAAACGCGAACCGCTGACGCGGTCACACGATGA